TCCTGTTGAATGCTTGATCTTAATATACCAATAGTTTTACCATCCAAATCAAGGATTGAGTTTAGTTCTAATCCTGGCCTGGCATATATTTCTGACCAACTGGCTAAAACTACGTTATTGTTAAAGGCAAAGATGCGATCACGCTCAGGAGAATAAGCCACATCAATCATCAAATCCAACTCACTCTCCTGAACTAAATTTAAACAATCATTCCATGCACAGGGTACATAAACTATTGACCAGCTATTTATTCGGGCAATCTCATTCAGAACATCTACCCAAAAACCAGCAGGATTATTATTATTATCAATAAATACTTTTGGACTATTTTGGTAAATCCCCACTTTCAAGGTCTGTGAGTCATTTATATTAGTTTGTCCCAATGTTATTTGCCCCACCAAAATAAGATACATACATCCTATTAAGATAATACCATATCTAATTCTTTTTACATATCCATAAAAATAATTTTTCATATTTTTTGTGAATAACATTATTTAGTATTCATGAGGAAATATTAATAAATAGCCCATAGCTGATTTTCTTTTCAAAACGTGAGTTATTATCTAAAAATTACTAAGTATAAATCTTTTATATCTTAAATAATAAGGAGCTTTACTTAAGAAGATACTTAAGTCTTTTGCCTGAAATCATCAAGCGCATTACCTAAATCCATTAACGAAACCTGCCCAATAATCCCTAGTCAACTGATAATAATCAACACAGGTATCTTGGGGAGATAAAATTATATTTATCCCATCTTTCTTAAAGTGTTCTTAATGTCTTGATTATCATTCATTCTTTCCTATATTAACCAGAAAAACCACCAACGAACCGAAATATTTAAATTGTTTTACCTAATCGATGAAAATTCATGAGACGCTCCATTCTTGTATATTAGATAGAGATACAGAGGAAAATTAACTTTATTTTAATTTCTATTAAAAATATGACTAACAGCAATCGCCGATATAATATCACCACCTTCGGCTGTCAGATGAATAAGGCAGATTCCGAGCGTATGGCAGGGATATTAGAAACCATGGGCTATGATTTTACCGAAGATCCTAACGAAGCGAGTATCATTGTTTATAATACCTGTAGCATCAGGGATAATGCCGAACAAAAGGTTTATTCTTATTTAGGGAAACAAGCCAAAAGAAAGCACAAAGAAGGGGATTTAACCCTCGTGGTGGCAGGTTGTGTGGCACAACAAGAAGGGGAACAACTTTTAAGACGGGTGCCTGAAATTGACCTGATTATGGGGCCCCAACATGCTAACCGTCTTGATAGTTTATTGGATCAAGTTTTTGCGGGGAATCAGATTGTTGCCACTGAGCCTGTCCATATTTTTGAGGATATTACTAAACCCCGTCGAGAAAGTAGTGTGTCGGCTTGGGTAAATATTATTTATGGTTGCAATGAAAGATGTAGTTATTGTGTAGTGCCAAATACTCGTGGTGTGGAACAGTCTCGCACCCCCGAAGCCATTAAGGCAGAAATCGAAGAGTTGGCCCGTCAAGGGTACAAGGAAATAACTTTATTGGGTCAAAATATTGATGCCTATGGTCGTGATTTACCGGGTACTACGGAAACAGGGAGACATAAGCATACTTTAACGGATTTACTTTATTTTATCCATGATGTGGAAGGCATTGAGCGCATTCGCTTTGCTACTTCTCACCCCCGTTATTTTACGGAGCGTTTAATCAAGGCTTGTCATGAGTTACCGAAGGTATGTGAACATTTCCATATTCCTTTCCAGTCGGGGGATAATGAGGTATTGAAAGCGATGAAGCGTGGTTATACCCATGAGCGTTATCGGGATATTATTAACAAGATTCGTGGTTATATGCCCCATGCCGCCATTAGTGCGGATGCTATTGTTGGTTTTCCGGGGGAAACGGAGGAACAGTTTGAGAATACTTTAAGGTTAGTGGAGGATATTGGTTTTGATCAATTAAATACGGCGGCCTATTCTCCGCGCCCTCAAACCCCTGCGGCGGAATGGGAAAATCAGTTGAGTGAGGAGGTAAAGGGCGATCGCCTTGCGCGCCTAAATCATTTAGTATCAGTTAAGGCGGCGGAACGTTCTCAACGATATTTAGGTAAAATTGAACAGGTATTGGTAGAGGATGTTAACCCCAAGGATGCTACTCAGGTGGTGGGTAGAACTGATGGTAATCGTCTTACCTTCTTTGCTGGAGACATAAACCAATTGAAAGGGAAGATTGTTCCTGTAAAAATTACTCAGGTAAGGGCTTTTAGCCTCACTGGGGAGGCTCTTACTTTGGTAGAAGCCTAGTTAAGCTCATTTGGGGCAATCAGTTATTTTGGTTTTCTAAAATTTGGGCATCTCCCCTTGATGGAAACACTGATGATAAAAGTCCCCCAGAATTGGGGGATTTAGGGGGCTATTAGGGCAATCTTGCTCACAACTATTATCCCGAACTGAGGTTAAATTGGTCTAATTTCCCCAAACTTCTTGTAAGCGGCGATCGCGCCCACACCGACTACGATAAAATTTATATAGTAGGGTATTAGTTTGGTAATAGTTTTGGTGATAGTCTTCCGCAGGATAAAATTCTTGGGCGGGGGTTATTTCTGTGTAAATATTAGTGGCTAACTCTTGGGATACTTTTTCCTTGCTATTTTGGGCGAGGGCTTTTTGTTGGTCGTCATGATAGAATATCGCTGTACGATATTGATTACCGACATCGCAAAATTGCTTGTTTTTGACCGTAGGATCCACATTATGCCAAAATACATCCAATAATTGCTCATAACTAACCTTGTCAGCATCATATTCGATTTCTACCGATTCGGCGTGTCCAGTATTACCCGCACTAACTTGTTTATAACTAGGGTTGACCACATTCCCCCCAGTATATCCCGAGGTGGTGGAAATAACCCCTTCTAGCTCGTCGAAAGGTTCTTCCATACACCAAAAACATCCCCCCGCAAAAGTTGCTTTGGTAATATTTTCAGCTTGAGCTACGGGGGCTAGGGTGAGCCAGAATAGAAGAATGATTAATAATAGCTTTTTCATCAAAAAATTAAGTTTCAGGTACAAATTTAAGGGCTAAACCATTGTTACAGTAACGTTTGCCTGTGGGGGCAGGACCATCATTGAAAACATGACCTTGATGTCCGCCGCATCTTCGGCAATGGTATTCGGTACGGGGTATGATTAGCCTAAAGTCCGTTTTTGTTTCAATGCTAGAGGCGATCGTATCATAAAAACTAGGCCAACCAGTACCACTATTATATTTCATACTAGATTTAAATAGAGGTAAATCGCATCCTGCACAGATAAAAGTTCCCGGACGTTTTTCATCATTCAAAGGACTAGAAAAAGGTTTTTCTGTGCCTTCTTCTCTTAGGATATGATATTGAGCAGACGTTAATTTTTCCTGCCATTGGGCATCACTAAGATTTATTTTGTCATCAGCAGAAGTTTGTTGAGGTTTTATTAATGTCATTAAAAAAGTAGGCATAATTCCTACTTTTAAAATACCCCCAATACTGATACTAAAAAATGTTTTACGATTCATCAAATTTTGGTATTTAACAATTTTCTAAAAAGACTATTAGTTATCTCAGTTAAAGATAATAAGTCTAGGTGCAAATAATTTTTTTGTACA
The sequence above is a segment of the Cyanobacterium stanieri PCC 7202 genome. Coding sequences within it:
- a CDS encoding tRNA-i(6)A37 thiotransferase enzyme MiaB (PFAM: TRAM domain; Radical SAM superfamily; Uncharacterized protein family UPF0004~TIGRFAM: tRNA-N(6)-(isopentenyl)adenosine-37 thiotransferase enzyme MiaB; radical SAM methylthiotransferase, MiaB/RimO family~COGs: COG0621 2-methylthioadenine synthetase~InterProIPR006463:IPR013848:IPR007197:IPR002792:IPR 006638:IPR020612:IPR005839~KEGG: cyc:PCC7424_0106 RNA modification enzyme, MiaB family~PFAM: protein of unknown function UPF0004 ; Radical SAM domain protein; deoxyribonuclease/rho motif-related TRAM~SMART: Elongator protein 3/MiaB/NifB~SPTR: (Dimethylallyl)adenosine tRNA methylthiotransferase miaB;~TIGRFAM: RNA modification enzyme, MiaB family; tRNA-i(6)A37 thiotransferase enzyme MiaB) → MTNSNRRYNITTFGCQMNKADSERMAGILETMGYDFTEDPNEASIIVYNTCSIRDNAEQKVYSYLGKQAKRKHKEGDLTLVVAGCVAQQEGEQLLRRVPEIDLIMGPQHANRLDSLLDQVFAGNQIVATEPVHIFEDITKPRRESSVSAWVNIIYGCNERCSYCVVPNTRGVEQSRTPEAIKAEIEELARQGYKEITLLGQNIDAYGRDLPGTTETGRHKHTLTDLLYFIHDVEGIERIRFATSHPRYFTERLIKACHELPKVCEHFHIPFQSGDNEVLKAMKRGYTHERYRDIINKIRGYMPHAAISADAIVGFPGETEEQFENTLRLVEDIGFDQLNTAAYSPRPQTPAAEWENQLSEEVKGDRLARLNHLVSVKAAERSQRYLGKIEQVLVEDVNPKDATQVVGRTDGNRLTFFAGDINQLKGKIVPVKITQVRAFSLTGEALTLVEA
- a CDS encoding peptide methionine sulfoxide reductase (PFAM: Peptide methionine sulfoxide reductase~TIGRFAM: methionine-S-sulfoxide reductase~COGs: COG0225 Peptide methionine sulfoxide reductase~InterPro IPR002569~KEGG: amr:AM1_5356 methionine-S-sulfoxide reductase~PFAM: Methionine sulfoxide reductase A~PRIAM: Peptide-methionine (S)-S-oxide reductase~SPTR: Methionine-S-sulfoxide reductase;~TIGRFAM: peptide methionine sulfoxide reductase) → MKKLLLIILLFWLTLAPVAQAENITKATFAGGCFWCMEEPFDELEGVISTTSGYTGGNVVNPSYKQVSAGNTGHAESVEIEYDADKVSYEQLLDVFWHNVDPTVKNKQFCDVGNQYRTAIFYHDDQQKALAQNSKEKVSQELATNIYTEITPAQEFYPAEDYHQNYYQTNTLLYKFYRSRCGRDRRLQEVWGN
- a CDS encoding methionine-R-sulfoxide reductase (PFAM: SelR domain~TIGRFAM: methionine-R-sulfoxide reductase~COGs: COG0229 Conserved domain frequently associated with peptide methionine sulfoxide reductase~InterPro IPR002579~KEGG: pmi:PMT9312_0015 methionine sulfoxide reductase B~PFAM: Methionine sulfoxide reductase B~PRIAM: Peptide-methionine (R)-S-oxide reductase~SPTR: Methionine sulfoxide reductase B;~TIGRFAM: methionine-R-sulfoxide reductase), with protein sequence MNRKTFFSISIGGILKVGIMPTFLMTLIKPQQTSADDKINLSDAQWQEKLTSAQYHILREEGTEKPFSSPLNDEKRPGTFICAGCDLPLFKSSMKYNSGTGWPSFYDTIASSIETKTDFRLIIPRTEYHCRRCGGHQGHVFNDGPAPTGKRYCNNGLALKFVPET